The Candidatus Bathyarchaeota archaeon genome contains a region encoding:
- a CDS encoding thiazole biosynthesis protein — protein MTALIDEATVTRNIIEKAAKDWIDLSEVDVVVVGAGPSGLTAAYYLAKAGLKTVVFERKLSFGGGIGGGGMLFHKVVVQSPADQILREMGCKLEKVEENLFVADASAMIAKLANSAIDAGAKVIFGVTVDDVIFRDGEKPQILGVVVQWTAVIMSGIHVDPLGIKAKAVIDCTGHEAEVLSVASRKIPELNLLIKGEKSMWTIEAEKSTVEKTGEVCPGLYAAGMAVAALHNTPRMGPIFGGMLLSGKKIAELVIEKLKGEKE, from the coding sequence GTGACCGCTTTGATTGACGAAGCAACAGTTACGAGAAACATTATTGAAAAAGCCGCAAAGGACTGGATTGACCTATCCGAAGTTGACGTTGTCGTAGTTGGCGCCGGCCCGTCCGGATTAACTGCAGCGTACTATCTGGCCAAAGCAGGATTAAAAACAGTTGTATTTGAAAGAAAACTGTCCTTCGGCGGAGGAATAGGCGGGGGCGGAATGCTATTCCACAAAGTTGTAGTTCAGTCACCAGCAGACCAAATTTTAAGGGAAATGGGATGCAAACTCGAAAAGGTTGAAGAAAACCTCTTTGTAGCCGACGCGTCAGCTATGATTGCTAAACTGGCGAACAGCGCCATAGACGCTGGAGCAAAAGTAATCTTCGGAGTAACAGTGGACGACGTCATATTCAGAGATGGAGAAAAACCGCAAATTTTAGGAGTAGTCGTCCAATGGACGGCGGTAATAATGTCCGGCATCCACGTCGACCCGTTAGGGATTAAAGCAAAAGCTGTCATAGACTGCACAGGCCACGAAGCTGAAGTTCTATCCGTAGCTTCAAGAAAAATTCCGGAATTAAACCTGCTCATTAAAGGGGAAAAGTCCATGTGGACTATTGAAGCTGAAAAATCTACTGTTGAGAAAACTGGGGAGGTATGCCCAGGATTATATGCCGCTGGAATGGCTGTTGCCGCCTTGCATAATACTCCTAGAATGGGGCCGATTTTCGGGGGAATGTTGCTTAGCGGGAAGAAAATCGCTGAACTGGTCATTGAAAAACTTAAAGGCGAAAAAGAATAG
- a CDS encoding DUF116 domain-containing protein: MEGVRMPYGFNFDLTNLPKKFFIEVARIANEKKMHKKLGRTMRNLVDKFRLNEITGLDISNAVTLIEDFIDIEVKNMCDRDKFLKTKKRVLLLPHCSRKYMDNRCKAIFNPEIPSYQCQHCSEDCLIHQATKLGEERGYDVYVLPGSSCITKILKSHKYEAVVGVACGEEIKLGMKLVEKLGLPGQAVPLIKNGCANTKFHIKTLENIL, encoded by the coding sequence GTGGAAGGAGTACGTATGCCCTATGGTTTCAACTTTGACCTCACAAACCTTCCAAAGAAATTCTTCATAGAAGTTGCTAGAATAGCTAACGAAAAGAAAATGCATAAGAAACTTGGAAGAACTATGCGGAACTTGGTCGACAAGTTCAGATTAAACGAAATTACTGGGCTTGACATTTCAAATGCAGTAACCCTAATTGAAGACTTTATAGACATTGAAGTTAAAAACATGTGTGACCGAGACAAATTTCTAAAAACGAAGAAAAGGGTTCTGCTTTTACCCCACTGTTCAAGAAAGTATATGGACAACAGATGCAAAGCAATATTTAACCCCGAAATCCCATCATATCAATGTCAACACTGTTCAGAAGACTGCCTCATCCACCAAGCCACAAAACTCGGAGAAGAAAGGGGCTACGACGTCTACGTACTACCAGGAAGCTCATGCATCACAAAAATCCTCAAAAGTCACAAGTACGAAGCCGTAGTCGGAGTTGCATGCGGAGAAGAAATAAAACTAGGCATGAAACTCGTCGAAAAACTCGGCTTACCAGGACAAGCAGTTCCACTAATAAAAAACGGATGCGCCAACACAAAATTCCACATAAAAACCCTAGAAAACATTCTATAA
- a CDS encoding DUF917 domain-containing protein, with protein sequence MKILDKENLLSLVDGAAIFSAGGGGAPELGYGIVEKLVNDGYEVRLVEPNEVPEDAIVANFACVGATTSVGYDSQAAVKTLKILEEYIGKEAFAVIPVELGGFNTLVAVDVAARRGVPVVDADGAGRAVPEVHLKVYTIDEIPLAPMVIADIRAKNVVIVKETADSKSAERIARVLATEWSHTAYTARRILTGTQVKYSPVQKSLSRAIKIGEILRTSKNPMKSVLAEIEGYKLFQGRVAQISKETIGGFTWISVSIRGENEFEGSTFNFKAKNEVLIAYCNGKLVAMAPDIITPVRSENGKCVTAERIREGDSIAVLGLKAPEKWRTSKGIELWMEILRRSGVTENYVPIEKLVSS encoded by the coding sequence ATGAAGATTCTAGATAAAGAAAATTTGTTAAGTTTGGTTGACGGTGCCGCCATTTTTTCGGCTGGAGGCGGGGGAGCCCCCGAGCTTGGCTACGGGATAGTTGAAAAACTTGTAAATGATGGGTATGAGGTTAGGCTTGTTGAACCGAACGAGGTTCCAGAAGATGCCATTGTAGCAAACTTTGCATGCGTAGGTGCAACAACCTCTGTGGGTTATGACAGCCAAGCTGCAGTTAAGACTCTGAAAATTTTGGAGGAATATATAGGTAAAGAAGCTTTCGCCGTGATCCCGGTTGAACTTGGAGGTTTTAACACCTTAGTGGCTGTTGATGTTGCAGCTAGGCGTGGAGTGCCAGTTGTCGATGCAGATGGTGCAGGAAGGGCCGTTCCAGAGGTTCACTTAAAAGTCTACACTATTGACGAAATTCCGTTGGCTCCAATGGTGATTGCAGACATACGTGCAAAGAACGTGGTTATAGTTAAAGAAACGGCTGATTCAAAATCTGCGGAAAGAATAGCCCGCGTTTTAGCTACAGAATGGAGTCACACCGCCTACACAGCTAGAAGAATACTTACTGGAACTCAGGTTAAATATTCTCCAGTACAGAAAAGCCTCTCAAGGGCGATAAAGATAGGGGAAATTCTAAGAACTTCAAAAAATCCTATGAAATCAGTTTTAGCTGAAATTGAAGGATATAAACTGTTTCAGGGAAGAGTTGCTCAGATTTCTAAGGAAACGATTGGAGGCTTCACTTGGATTAGTGTTTCCATTAGAGGAGAAAATGAGTTTGAAGGGTCAACATTTAATTTTAAGGCGAAAAACGAGGTCTTAATTGCTTATTGTAACGGTAAACTGGTTGCCATGGCACCTGATATAATAACCCCTGTAAGAAGCGAAAATGGCAAGTGCGTAACTGCGGAGAGAATACGGGAAGGAGATAGCATAGCAGTCTTAGGTTTAAAAGCTCCTGAGAAATGGCGAACTAGTAAGGGAATAGAACTTTGGATGGAGATACTCAGAAGATCCGGAGTAACTGAAAACTATGTTCCAATAGAAAAATTGGTATCATCTTAA
- the endA gene encoding tRNA-intron lyase has translation MEAEFMENFLIVWNPKEGTQLYKKGFFGKPLGIPKPKIVEFNVPLILDLMEGLYLLEKGVIKVFEGKRRKEVSFEKLRRKARKIYEEFDLKYLVYKDLREHGLVVTPGIKYGSDFAVYKRGPGLEHAPYMVSVKKASDEITATEIVKAGRLATTVRKRFIVAVPKLETGKVDYLIFKWFKA, from the coding sequence ATAGAAGCAGAATTTATGGAAAACTTCCTAATAGTATGGAATCCGAAAGAGGGAACTCAACTCTACAAAAAGGGATTTTTCGGAAAGCCTCTTGGAATCCCAAAGCCAAAGATAGTAGAATTCAATGTACCCCTCATCCTAGATTTAATGGAAGGACTATACCTGCTAGAAAAGGGAGTAATCAAAGTTTTCGAAGGAAAAAGGAGAAAAGAGGTAAGCTTTGAAAAGCTTAGGAGAAAAGCGAGAAAAATCTATGAAGAATTCGACTTAAAATACCTTGTTTATAAAGATTTAAGGGAACACGGCCTAGTAGTTACTCCTGGAATAAAGTATGGAAGCGACTTTGCAGTGTATAAGCGTGGCCCTGGCTTGGAACATGCGCCTTACATGGTTTCGGTGAAAAAGGCAAGCGATGAGATAACGGCGACTGAAATAGTTAAGGCGGGGAGACTTGCAACAACCGTGAGGAAAAGGTTCATAGTAGCGGTTCCGAAACTGGAAACTGGCAAAGTTGATTATTTAATCTTTAAATGGTTTAAGGCATAA
- a CDS encoding right-handed parallel beta-helix repeat-containing protein, with product MAKAFIWGVDLKRNVLFVLMFILFLLPILTSSYKIKPAGSTWTGTVYIRADGSIDPPDAPIVTYDNVTYTLTDNITSSGDGIIIERDNIIIDGAYHALIGAEAGIGINLSSRIGVTVKNATIKNFQTGILLWNSCGNNIYKSNIVANTEYGIYLECSDDNNITQNNIESNVCGICILDSCDNNLIVDNNLRVNEDGIYLKCSSFNRILKNSITRNQKGIFLEISYNNSIVGNTIARNQYAITLRQSNGNSFYHNNFIDNDQQVDDWSPLHLSINTWDLGYPSGGNYWSDHIYVDLHSGPYQNETGSDGIGDTTYIIYGNNVDNYPLVGKFYDFEVILKSEKYHVEIISNSTVSDCIVGVVLDDWPPYLPLGQVFIEFSVEGIVNTTIFCRITIPRAIFKDTYTVLVLIDQNYEEIPSYELPASNTTHAYLCFSYEPIEQKHNIVIVPEFSAITLATFSLFMAIAISLRRELRKFKR from the coding sequence TTGGCTAAGGCATTTATTTGGGGAGTTGACTTGAAACGGAATGTTCTCTTCGTGCTAATGTTTATCCTTTTTCTGCTTCCCATTCTAACTTCCAGCTATAAAATCAAACCAGCTGGGAGCACATGGACTGGAACAGTGTATATTAGGGCTGACGGAAGCATAGACCCACCGGATGCTCCTATAGTAACCTATGACAACGTAACATACACTTTAACCGACAACATTACGAGTTCTGGCGACGGGATAATTATTGAAAGAGACAACATAATAATTGATGGGGCATACCACGCACTTATTGGAGCTGAAGCTGGAATAGGGATTAATCTTTCAAGCAGAATTGGCGTAACAGTAAAGAATGCGACTATAAAAAACTTCCAAACTGGAATCTTACTTTGGAATTCTTGTGGCAATAATATTTATAAAAGTAATATCGTAGCGAATACCGAATACGGCATTTACCTTGAATGTTCTGATGACAATAATATTACGCAAAACAACATTGAAAGCAATGTTTGCGGTATTTGTATTTTAGATTCTTGTGATAACAATCTCATCGTGGACAACAATCTGAGAGTAAATGAGGATGGCATTTATCTTAAATGTTCCTCATTTAACCGTATTCTAAAAAACAGCATAACAAGGAATCAGAAAGGCATTTTCCTCGAAATTTCCTATAACAACAGTATAGTTGGAAATACCATTGCAAGAAACCAATATGCCATAACATTGAGACAATCAAATGGGAACAGTTTTTACCATAATAACTTCATTGATAATGACCAACAAGTAGACGATTGGAGTCCGCTTCATCTTTCTATTAACACATGGGACTTAGGCTATCCTTCCGGCGGAAACTACTGGAGTGACCACATTTATGTCGATTTACATAGTGGCCCATACCAGAATGAAACTGGTAGTGATGGTATAGGGGATACGACATACATTATTTATGGCAATAACGTCGACAACTATCCACTTGTAGGCAAATTCTATGATTTTGAAGTAATATTAAAAAGCGAAAAATATCATGTAGAGATTATTAGCAACTCAACAGTTTCAGACTGTATTGTAGGAGTGGTCTTAGATGATTGGCCGCCCTATTTACCACTTGGACAAGTATTCATCGAATTCTCAGTTGAGGGAATAGTAAATACTACAATATTTTGCAGAATAACTATTCCGAGGGCGATATTCAAGGATACATACACCGTGCTAGTACTAATAGATCAAAACTATGAGGAAATACCCTCATATGAACTCCCAGCATCAAACACAACACATGCCTACTTATGCTTTTCTTATGAACCTATAGAACAGAAGCATAACATAGTGATTGTACCTGAATTCTCGGCTATAACTTTAGCAACTTTCAGCCTTTTTATGGCAATCGCCATATCCCTAAGAAGAGAACTACGGAAATTCAAAAGGTGA
- a CDS encoding inositol-3-phosphate synthase, with protein sequence MGKIKVGIIGVGNCASAFIQGVYFYGGIEKEEEAVGLKNLYLGGYHPKDIEFVCAFDVEASKVGKDLSEAIFAKPNNTRKVVNVPKLGVKVLKGPVLDGFSESARKLVEISLEKEVDVSQRLKESGTEIVVNLLPSGAVKASEWYAEQSLKAGCAFINATPALIACKFEWIRRFLEAKLPLVGDDLMDQIGATIIHKMILKHLSEQGVRILKTYQLDVGGGLESLDTLERTRKIKRQVKTKSVSSVLPYAAEVVAGSTDYVDFLQNRRDSYFWIEGLYYAKTPFQIDIKLSTLDAPNAGSMLLDVVRAVKIALERKISGVLEAVAAYAFKSPPKVVSWDQAQKMFEDFVTRKMEV encoded by the coding sequence ATGGGAAAAATAAAAGTTGGAATAATAGGTGTTGGAAACTGCGCTTCAGCTTTTATACAAGGAGTCTACTTTTACGGTGGAATTGAAAAAGAAGAGGAAGCCGTAGGGCTGAAAAACCTCTATTTAGGCGGATACCACCCTAAAGATATAGAGTTTGTCTGCGCCTTCGACGTTGAAGCAAGCAAGGTCGGAAAGGACTTATCGGAAGCAATATTTGCAAAACCAAATAACACAAGGAAGGTTGTTAATGTTCCAAAACTTGGAGTTAAAGTTTTGAAAGGGCCTGTTCTAGACGGTTTCAGTGAAAGTGCTAGGAAACTGGTTGAAATTTCACTTGAAAAAGAAGTTGACGTTTCTCAGAGGCTTAAAGAAAGCGGAACAGAAATTGTGGTTAACTTGCTTCCAAGCGGCGCAGTCAAAGCTTCAGAGTGGTACGCCGAACAATCCTTAAAAGCTGGATGCGCGTTCATAAATGCTACGCCAGCATTAATCGCATGCAAATTCGAATGGATTAGACGTTTCCTCGAAGCAAAACTTCCGCTTGTTGGAGACGACCTAATGGACCAAATCGGCGCCACAATAATTCACAAGATGATTCTGAAACACTTATCGGAGCAGGGAGTTAGAATATTAAAAACTTACCAGCTTGACGTGGGCGGAGGACTAGAATCCCTCGACACTTTAGAGAGAACCCGCAAAATAAAGCGGCAAGTCAAGACTAAATCGGTTAGTTCCGTTTTACCCTACGCAGCCGAAGTTGTGGCAGGCTCAACCGATTATGTGGATTTCCTTCAAAACCGGAGGGACAGCTACTTCTGGATTGAAGGCCTCTACTATGCTAAGACGCCGTTCCAGATTGACATTAAACTTAGCACTCTTGACGCTCCAAATGCTGGTTCCATGCTGCTAGACGTTGTTAGGGCAGTTAAAATAGCGTTAGAAAGGAAGATTTCAGGAGTTTTAGAAGCTGTTGCTGCTTATGCCTTTAAAAGTCCCCCGAAAGTTGTTTCTTGGGATCAAGCTCAAAAAATGTTTGAAGATTTCGTGACGAGGAAAATGGAAGTTTAA
- a CDS encoding bifunctional phosphoglucose/phosphomannose isomerase has protein sequence MIILPNTQLLDDVKKISRIDKDGMLNICLKTDKITADAIKLAREAEFPRDYTKCERIVVLGMGGSSIGGELLRDWLLEKSPIPIETCNDYELPAYVNEDSVVFAISYSGETEETLTAFIEAYKRKCKIFAITSGGHLKAFCERLNVPFLAIPKGFAPRAALPYMFFPMAIFAEKMGLVKGIENNLEETVRIIKEISEENDVKKPFRENSAKKMAFELYGTIPAIYGFRHYSSVAHRWKTQLNENSKVACKYEVFPELNHNEVVGWEASEKTAKQFSIVLLRDSNEPEEIKMRIEIAKAMAFKNVGKVLEVKAKGKSKLAKMFSLLHFGDLVSIYLAILNEKDPTPVKMISAMKAELRRKLRTIEKLELEVEKLSIKS, from the coding sequence GTGATTATTCTGCCAAATACGCAGTTGCTTGACGATGTTAAGAAAATTAGTCGAATAGACAAGGACGGCATGCTCAACATTTGCCTTAAAACAGATAAGATAACTGCTGACGCAATAAAACTTGCCAGAGAAGCCGAATTTCCAAGAGATTACACGAAATGCGAAAGAATAGTTGTCCTCGGCATGGGCGGCTCCTCTATAGGCGGAGAACTTTTAAGGGACTGGCTTTTAGAGAAAAGTCCAATTCCCATTGAAACCTGCAACGACTACGAATTACCCGCCTACGTCAACGAAGATTCAGTTGTTTTTGCCATAAGCTATTCTGGGGAGACCGAGGAAACTTTAACAGCTTTTATTGAAGCATATAAGAGAAAGTGCAAAATTTTCGCCATAACTTCCGGAGGCCACCTTAAGGCTTTTTGTGAAAGACTTAATGTTCCATTCCTAGCCATACCGAAGGGTTTTGCCCCACGTGCAGCTCTGCCCTACATGTTCTTTCCAATGGCGATTTTCGCTGAAAAAATGGGATTAGTTAAGGGAATAGAAAACAATTTGGAAGAAACTGTAAGAATTATTAAGGAAATAAGTGAAGAAAATGATGTTAAAAAGCCTTTTAGGGAAAATTCTGCTAAGAAAATGGCTTTTGAGCTTTACGGGACAATTCCAGCCATTTACGGTTTTAGACATTATAGCTCTGTTGCTCATCGCTGGAAAACTCAACTTAACGAGAACAGTAAAGTTGCATGTAAATATGAAGTGTTCCCGGAATTAAACCACAATGAAGTTGTAGGTTGGGAAGCCTCGGAGAAAACAGCAAAACAATTTTCAATAGTCCTTCTACGTGACTCAAACGAGCCGGAAGAAATAAAGATGAGAATAGAAATCGCAAAAGCCATGGCGTTTAAAAACGTCGGCAAAGTTTTAGAGGTTAAGGCGAAAGGAAAATCTAAACTTGCTAAAATGTTTTCCCTACTGCATTTTGGAGATTTAGTAAGTATATACTTGGCTATTCTAAATGAGAAGGACCCGACGCCTGTTAAGATGATAAGTGCTATGAAGGCAGAATTAAGAAGGAAGCTTAGAACTATTGAAAAATTGGAATTGGAAGTTGAAAAGCTTTCTATTAAATCTTAA
- the fdhD gene encoding formate dehydrogenase accessory sulfurtransferase FdhD, with translation MKNLKAKKNSIEIRHKGFSCTFLGFLIVINVGNFMLSPTVEVEVKKIDLLRNMAKKVKEHVATEVPVNIYVNNKKVATLFSLPTKLKELGVGWILSQAIVKSINEVIDVKLEENNVRITCKGEVEPRIKAAKTLTVIDSSTEDFLFLIDRIAKPFVSSNYKVDAREILRFAKVLNQKSSLFRLTGGVHSAALFQNGSLVAFAEDVGRHNAVDKVIGIAALKKVDFSRCVLLSSGRQPANMVLKAARVGVPIVASIAGPVYSGIEAALKTGVTLVCFVRGERLNVYSFPERVLVA, from the coding sequence TTGAAAAACTTAAAGGCGAAAAAGAATAGCATAGAAATAAGGCATAAAGGCTTTTCATGTACATTTTTAGGGTTCTTAATAGTTATTAATGTAGGGAACTTTATGCTTTCTCCAACCGTTGAAGTGGAAGTTAAGAAAATTGACTTGCTAAGGAATATGGCGAAAAAAGTGAAGGAGCATGTTGCAACCGAAGTTCCAGTGAACATTTATGTCAACAATAAAAAGGTGGCTACATTGTTTTCGTTGCCAACTAAATTGAAGGAGTTAGGAGTTGGGTGGATTCTAAGCCAAGCAATAGTAAAGTCCATTAATGAAGTAATTGACGTTAAACTTGAAGAGAACAATGTAAGGATAACGTGCAAAGGAGAAGTTGAACCCAGAATAAAGGCGGCCAAAACCTTAACAGTGATAGATTCCTCAACAGAAGACTTCCTCTTCTTAATCGACCGGATAGCCAAGCCCTTTGTTTCCTCAAACTACAAAGTTGATGCAAGGGAAATTTTACGTTTTGCTAAAGTGCTTAATCAGAAATCCAGCTTATTTAGGCTAACAGGCGGAGTGCATTCGGCTGCGCTTTTTCAGAATGGAAGTTTAGTGGCTTTCGCTGAGGATGTTGGCAGACATAATGCGGTTGACAAGGTTATCGGTATAGCGGCCTTAAAGAAAGTCGATTTTTCAAGATGCGTCCTACTTAGCAGTGGCAGGCAGCCGGCAAACATGGTTTTAAAGGCTGCCCGTGTGGGAGTGCCAATAGTTGCATCTATTGCAGGCCCAGTATATTCTGGAATTGAAGCTGCCTTAAAAACTGGAGTTACATTAGTGTGTTTTGTCAGAGGAGAAAGATTAAATGTTTATAGCTTTCCAGAAAGGGTGCTAGTAGCTTAA
- the glyS gene encoding glycine--tRNA ligase, with the protein MSKGDKYEIISELAKRRGFFWPSYEIYGGVSGFITFGPLGTLLKKRIEEKFRKFFIQKLGIYEIENSVIVPAKVFEASGHVESFREPMVECKKCKRKFRADHLLQEFAGMSDTETEKLSLKELKEAIENKAIVCPECGGKFSEPKYFLTMFETRIGPYAEAIGYGRPEAAQGVFVEFQRLYDCARGKLPFGAVQIGHALRNEISPRQGPIRLREFTIIDIEFFFDPEEPHCPLLEEVKDEKLRLIPAELKLKGIYKPVEVTVNEALKKGYIKTEWQAFFMAWAKRFLNELGIPPEKQRFIEKLEWERAHYSAQGYDQEVFLERWGWVEVSGHNYRTDYDLRRHMEHSGSDMRVFKQYEKPIKKEKKVVKPVTAEIGPEFKTEAQKIIKLLEETKPEEIEGAFKEKGYYMLEGKYKILPKHVKIVREIVEEKGRRFIPHVVEPSFGLDRLVYVTLEYAYTTKNGRTVLSFPKDIAPIQVGVYPLVSKDGLPEKAKEVYQMLIDEGFTAEYDESGSIGRRYARADEVGTPLGITIDYQTLEDNTVTIRDRDSWKQVRTKIEELPELLSKYFRCKIGFEDLGQPFKE; encoded by the coding sequence TTGAGTAAAGGCGATAAGTACGAGATAATCAGTGAACTTGCAAAAAGAAGGGGGTTCTTTTGGCCATCATACGAAATTTACGGAGGAGTAAGCGGCTTCATAACGTTTGGTCCGCTTGGGACTCTCCTAAAGAAGCGTATAGAAGAGAAATTCAGAAAATTCTTCATTCAAAAGCTAGGAATTTACGAAATTGAGAACTCCGTAATTGTTCCAGCTAAGGTATTTGAGGCGTCAGGACACGTTGAAAGCTTCCGTGAACCAATGGTTGAATGTAAAAAATGTAAAAGAAAATTTAGAGCCGACCATTTACTGCAAGAATTTGCTGGAATGAGCGACACAGAAACGGAAAAGCTTAGCCTAAAAGAATTGAAGGAAGCAATAGAAAACAAAGCAATAGTCTGTCCTGAGTGCGGCGGGAAGTTCAGCGAACCAAAATATTTCCTAACAATGTTTGAAACAAGAATAGGGCCATATGCAGAAGCAATCGGATATGGCCGACCGGAAGCAGCTCAAGGCGTATTCGTTGAATTTCAAAGGCTCTATGACTGTGCTAGAGGAAAACTTCCCTTCGGAGCTGTCCAGATAGGCCACGCTTTAAGAAACGAAATTTCGCCTAGACAGGGGCCGATAAGACTTAGAGAATTTACCATAATTGACATAGAATTCTTTTTTGACCCTGAGGAGCCCCACTGTCCCTTACTAGAAGAAGTAAAAGATGAAAAGTTGCGTTTAATTCCAGCCGAGCTTAAACTTAAGGGCATCTACAAGCCAGTTGAAGTTACAGTCAATGAAGCATTAAAGAAAGGTTACATTAAAACAGAGTGGCAAGCTTTCTTTATGGCATGGGCTAAACGATTTCTAAACGAGCTTGGCATACCGCCGGAGAAGCAAAGATTTATAGAAAAGCTTGAATGGGAACGTGCCCACTACTCAGCTCAGGGCTACGATCAAGAAGTTTTCCTCGAACGCTGGGGATGGGTCGAAGTTTCAGGGCATAATTACAGAACGGACTACGACTTAAGAAGACACATGGAACACAGCGGCTCAGACATGAGAGTCTTCAAACAGTATGAAAAACCAATTAAAAAAGAAAAAAAGGTTGTCAAACCAGTAACTGCTGAAATCGGACCAGAATTCAAAACAGAAGCCCAAAAAATCATAAAACTTCTTGAAGAAACTAAACCAGAAGAAATTGAAGGAGCTTTCAAGGAAAAGGGCTACTATATGCTTGAAGGCAAATATAAGATTCTTCCAAAACATGTGAAGATTGTTCGTGAAATAGTTGAAGAAAAGGGGCGAAGGTTTATTCCGCATGTTGTTGAACCAAGCTTTGGTTTAGACCGTCTAGTTTACGTAACCCTCGAATATGCCTATACAACCAAGAATGGAAGAACAGTCCTAAGCTTCCCAAAGGATATTGCCCCAATACAGGTAGGCGTATATCCGCTTGTAAGCAAAGACGGGCTTCCTGAAAAAGCAAAGGAAGTTTACCAAATGCTAATTGATGAGGGCTTCACAGCTGAATATGACGAGTCTGGCTCCATTGGACGTAGATACGCCAGAGCCGACGAAGTGGGAACCCCTCTAGGAATAACTATTGACTACCAAACACTGGAAGATAATACAGTAACCATACGTGATAGAGATTCATGGAAACAAGTAAGAACAAAAATTGAAGAACTACCGGAATTACTAAGCAAATATTTCAGGTGCAAAATAGGATTTGAAGATTTAGGGCAACCATTCAAAGAGTAA
- a CDS encoding DUF47 family protein, protein METEERVKGRALAICQDHLRKVVDIARKVPQMVDLFIKGDLESARQLFLNIRKAEDEVDIARRAVSKELAEIGAILTSREDFLRFTNLASEIADYCEGIAFRLLEIMERKWKVPDDIKEGLVKLSDTFLEAVLKLRETALTLNYGPSKALEKAKEVEMAERTADDIYRELELKLLESQLEIPVLILLRDVIQLMEDGADKAEDSADAARILSFAM, encoded by the coding sequence GTGGAAACTGAAGAACGCGTCAAAGGTAGGGCGCTTGCAATATGTCAAGATCACCTACGTAAGGTTGTAGATATAGCTAGAAAAGTTCCCCAAATGGTCGACTTATTTATAAAAGGCGACTTAGAATCTGCCCGACAACTTTTTCTAAATATTAGAAAGGCTGAAGATGAAGTTGACATAGCGAGAAGAGCTGTTTCAAAGGAACTCGCTGAAATTGGAGCCATACTTACAAGCAGAGAAGACTTTTTACGATTCACAAACCTAGCAAGCGAAATAGCTGACTACTGCGAAGGAATAGCCTTCAGACTTCTTGAAATTATGGAAAGAAAATGGAAAGTTCCAGACGACATCAAAGAGGGCTTAGTCAAACTTTCTGACACCTTCTTAGAGGCTGTTCTAAAACTGAGAGAAACAGCATTAACCCTAAACTATGGACCTTCAAAAGCCCTAGAAAAGGCAAAGGAAGTTGAAATGGCGGAAAGAACAGCAGACGATATCTATAGAGAACTGGAACTTAAACTCCTGGAGAGTCAACTTGAAATCCCAGTCCTAATACTCTTAAGGGATGTCATCCAACTTATGGAAGACGGTGCAGACAAAGCTGAAGATTCAGCCGACGCCGCCAGAATACTCTCATTTGCGATGTAA